One region of Mesobacillus boroniphilus genomic DNA includes:
- a CDS encoding sulfite exporter TauE/SafE family protein → MYITMLLIGILSGLITGLLSIGGGIILVFTLMLILPLFTGRTLPMSMIASLAIMQTFFSTLSGGLYYIQSKLVVWNIALFMGLSAFLGGMIGVFLASFSSDFTLRIVFASLAVLAAIIMQIPYKSTMIEDATPFKFTSLSSTLTIIAGLAIGISGGLVGIAAGFLIVPLLIFIYKLPIKKAIGSSLIICFLLAAGSLISKLSISTIPLGYGFTLIIGGTLGAQLGGRITKGLNSLTLKRIAAYSILIISVKLFYDIFNLIL, encoded by the coding sequence ATGTATATAACTATGTTGTTAATAGGAATCCTATCCGGTCTTATTACGGGTTTATTATCAATTGGCGGAGGAATTATCTTAGTCTTTACTTTGATGCTAATACTTCCGCTTTTTACAGGTAGAACTCTTCCGATGAGCATGATTGCTAGTTTAGCTATCATGCAAACCTTTTTTTCCACACTCTCGGGCGGATTATATTATATCCAATCAAAACTTGTCGTATGGAATATAGCTTTATTTATGGGCCTTTCTGCCTTTTTAGGTGGAATGATTGGAGTATTTTTGGCATCCTTTTCTTCGGACTTTACATTACGTATTGTTTTCGCTTCCCTTGCTGTTTTAGCTGCGATCATTATGCAGATACCATATAAATCCACTATGATTGAAGACGCTACACCATTTAAATTCACATCTCTATCATCTACACTAACAATCATTGCGGGTTTAGCGATAGGCATTTCTGGTGGATTAGTAGGCATTGCTGCAGGTTTCCTGATTGTGCCTTTATTAATTTTCATTTATAAGCTGCCTATAAAGAAAGCGATCGGTTCTAGTCTTATTATTTGCTTTCTATTGGCAGCTGGAAGTCTAATCAGCAAACTGAGTATTAGTACTATACCTCTTGGTTATGGCTTCACCCTCATTATAGGAGGTACCTTAGGAGCACAATTAGGAGGACGGATAACAAAAGGGTTAAACTCATTAACGTTGAAAAGGATTGCTGCATATTCCATACTTATCATAAGTGTTAAACTATTTTATGATATATTCAATTTGATATTGTAA
- a CDS encoding tripartite tricarboxylate transporter TctB family protein, producing the protein MQSERKKDLIVSIIVLAISALFYVNTKTLTSPADIFPKVVIFIFSLLGVILLLKVIFYKNYEDIDKSENAEAISNPKRRWISITALILYTILIPIIGFYVTSAIFLTLISVYLRDEKQGLFGYLKPLLLSCLVMVILYGTFNVFLRVPVPAGILI; encoded by the coding sequence ATGCAAAGTGAAAGAAAGAAAGATTTAATTGTTTCAATCATTGTTTTGGCTATTAGTGCTTTATTTTATGTAAATACAAAAACACTTACATCTCCTGCAGATATTTTCCCAAAAGTTGTTATTTTCATTTTTTCATTATTAGGAGTAATACTACTGTTAAAAGTAATTTTTTATAAAAATTATGAGGATATAGACAAAAGTGAGAATGCAGAAGCAATTAGTAATCCCAAAAGAAGATGGATCAGCATTACTGCTTTGATTCTCTACACCATTCTCATACCTATAATAGGTTTTTACGTGACTAGTGCTATTTTTCTAACACTCATAAGCGTCTATTTAAGAGACGAAAAACAAGGGTTATTTGGATATTTGAAGCCCCTGCTTCTTTCGTGTCTTGTGATGGTAATACTTTATGGCACCTTCAACGTCTTTTTAAGGGTACCAGTACCAGCTGGTATTCTTATTTAA
- a CDS encoding tripartite tricarboxylate transporter permease codes for MASEILNGLTQSLGYQNLTIMALCVIAGIIVGTLPGLSATMGVALLVPITFGMHPATGLLALGSLYVGSMFGGANSAILINTPGTPAAVATTFDGYPLTLKGEADRALIAALVASVIGGIIGTLFLIFLASPLANFALGFGPAENFWLAVFGLTIIGSLAGKSITKGLIGGAFGLLLALIGLDPVSGYPRFTFGFDKLIEGINLLPAMIGFFSIPQVLNMMEKNDKYIASYTERKGIYKKTIIETLKRPVVLLRSSLIGTIIGILPGAGGNVAGFVAYNESKRFSKTPKEFGKGHFDGVVTSESANSSTVSSSLIPLLTLGIPGSPVAAVLLGGLLIHGLTPGSKLFTESSEIAYTFMMGLIVANVLLLILGLIGTRFFVKTIAVPLHYLAPIIAVLAVIGSYSIRNSILDVFVMLACGILGYFSMKFDVLPAPIVLGLILGVIAENGFVQANLVAQTGTSLATIFFTSPITITLIILTGLSIVTPILLSQLEKRTFKQNKNIDIKK; via the coding sequence ATGGCTTCAGAAATTCTTAATGGATTAACACAAAGCCTGGGTTATCAAAACTTAACGATCATGGCGCTGTGTGTTATAGCTGGAATTATTGTCGGGACGCTTCCTGGTCTGTCAGCAACTATGGGAGTTGCCTTGCTTGTTCCAATAACATTTGGGATGCATCCAGCCACCGGATTATTAGCATTAGGGTCATTATATGTGGGATCCATGTTTGGTGGAGCGAATTCAGCAATACTTATTAATACACCAGGGACACCTGCTGCAGTTGCAACCACTTTTGATGGGTATCCCTTAACTTTAAAAGGAGAAGCAGATAGAGCCTTAATTGCCGCACTCGTAGCCTCTGTTATAGGTGGTATTATTGGTACACTATTTTTAATCTTTTTGGCCTCTCCTCTTGCAAACTTTGCATTAGGCTTTGGACCTGCAGAGAACTTTTGGCTCGCTGTTTTCGGTTTAACTATAATCGGGAGTTTAGCAGGAAAATCCATTACTAAGGGACTTATCGGCGGAGCGTTTGGTCTTTTGCTAGCTTTAATAGGATTGGATCCTGTTTCTGGATACCCTAGATTTACTTTTGGTTTTGATAAATTAATTGAAGGGATTAACCTTCTCCCAGCAATGATAGGCTTCTTTTCAATCCCTCAGGTCCTTAATATGATGGAAAAAAACGATAAATACATTGCCTCCTATACAGAACGGAAAGGAATCTACAAAAAAACGATAATAGAAACACTCAAAAGACCTGTCGTTTTATTAAGAAGTTCATTAATTGGAACCATTATAGGTATATTACCAGGCGCAGGAGGCAATGTTGCCGGATTTGTTGCTTACAATGAATCAAAGCGCTTTTCAAAAACACCGAAGGAATTTGGAAAAGGCCATTTTGATGGTGTCGTTACAAGCGAGTCTGCTAATAGTTCAACAGTTAGTTCCTCTCTTATCCCTTTATTAACATTAGGAATACCAGGCAGCCCTGTGGCAGCCGTTCTTTTAGGGGGATTATTAATTCATGGTTTAACCCCTGGTTCAAAATTATTTACAGAATCCAGTGAAATTGCGTACACCTTCATGATGGGATTGATTGTAGCAAATGTTTTACTCCTAATTTTAGGCCTTATTGGAACAAGGTTTTTTGTAAAGACAATAGCAGTACCCCTTCATTATTTAGCTCCCATTATTGCAGTTTTAGCGGTTATCGGATCATACTCAATTCGAAACAGCATCTTAGATGTTTTTGTAATGTTAGCCTGTGGCATTTTGGGATATTTTTCAATGAAGTTTGATGTGTTACCCGCTCCTATTGTGTTAGGGCTAATCTTAGGTGTTATTGCTGAGAATGGATTTGTCCAAGCAAATCTTGTTGCACAAACGGGTACTAGTCTAGCTACAATTTTTTTCACTAGCCCAATCACTATTACATTAATAATTTTGACAGGGTTATCCATAGTAACTCCTATACTTTTATCCCAACTTGAAAAAAGGACGTTCAAACAAAATAAAAACATCGATATCAAGAAATGA
- a CDS encoding tripartite tricarboxylate transporter substrate binding protein produces the protein MRKITFIFTLIFSALLITGCSSSVKNSATEPPKVSADEGYPKQDIRNIVPFSPGGTTDTNQRIIEKFWKDYFPKSMVIEYKPGAGGEVGFAELAKAKPNGYTMGSINTPHIILQPLGKPTQYQTDQFEILARLVHDPQVIAVKADSEIKTLDQFIQKLKDKPGSLSVGLTGHLTGDHLTALKFMSAAGVKVTTVPLPGSADQVSQLLGGHIDAIVGNVGDVTKDRSQFKILAIGTEERHEWLPDVPTFKEQGIDIVAAIDRGLALPKGTPKEYQEKIFKALEQITKLPEYQEKMKKAGLVDGFLSGEEWAEIISQEKVEAEKLLEEFELLNK, from the coding sequence ATGAGGAAAATAACTTTCATCTTTACCCTGATTTTTTCAGCACTTCTAATTACAGGTTGTTCTTCATCTGTAAAAAACTCTGCAACTGAGCCCCCTAAGGTTAGTGCTGATGAAGGATATCCAAAACAAGACATTCGAAATATTGTTCCTTTTAGTCCAGGAGGCACAACCGATACAAATCAAAGAATTATTGAAAAGTTTTGGAAAGATTATTTTCCAAAGAGTATGGTGATTGAGTATAAGCCTGGTGCAGGTGGAGAGGTAGGTTTTGCGGAGTTAGCAAAGGCAAAACCTAATGGTTATACGATGGGTTCTATCAACACACCTCATATTATTTTACAACCCTTGGGAAAACCAACACAATATCAAACAGATCAATTTGAGATTTTGGCTCGTCTTGTACATGACCCTCAAGTTATAGCAGTAAAAGCAGACAGTGAGATTAAAACACTTGATCAGTTTATACAAAAGTTAAAGGATAAGCCTGGGAGTCTTTCTGTTGGATTGACAGGACATCTAACAGGTGATCATTTAACAGCACTAAAGTTTATGAGTGCTGCCGGAGTAAAAGTGACTACTGTTCCACTTCCCGGATCTGCCGATCAAGTATCACAATTACTAGGAGGCCATATTGATGCAATTGTTGGGAATGTCGGGGATGTTACCAAAGATCGGAGTCAGTTCAAAATTTTAGCAATCGGAACAGAAGAAAGGCATGAATGGCTACCAGATGTTCCTACTTTTAAGGAGCAAGGCATCGATATAGTAGCTGCTATTGACCGAGGTTTAGCACTCCCTAAGGGAACCCCAAAAGAATACCAAGAAAAAATATTTAAAGCTTTAGAGCAAATTACTAAGCTACCTGAATATCAGGAAAAGATGAAAAAGGCTGGTTTAGTAGATGGATTTTTATCAGGTGAAGAATGGGCAGAAATTATTAGTCAAGAAAAAGTAGAGGCTGAAAAACTTCTTGAGGAATTTGAGCTTTTAAATAAATAA
- a CDS encoding restriction endonuclease, with protein MKEHEYQSEFQKYKSQLQRPSLRKDLLGYLVGLFFVGLGITNTVNSESIFLTLIGVFVILIGFLFFFITYTYKPEEPKKPNKPSIDDLYYSKKEHFDPLQSEVNQYKAKLKIHYNNQTIIVHEMVEIDNMDGFEFEKYIAELLKNLEFGRAIVTKKSGDFGADIIVFDKNHEKVAVQCKRYGIKNLVGVDALQQIHSAMGYFDCQKAMVITNSNFSKPAYQMAQKLEVELWNRKTLKEKIASLKKENWNDYLDMFYLAPIRNVPLEDGKIMYV; from the coding sequence ATGAAAGAACATGAATATCAGAGTGAATTTCAAAAGTATAAAAGTCAATTGCAAAGACCAAGTTTGCGAAAGGACTTACTAGGTTATTTGGTTGGCTTATTTTTTGTTGGTTTAGGGATAACAAATACAGTTAATTCGGAAAGTATATTCCTTACTTTAATTGGAGTTTTTGTAATACTGATAGGTTTTCTTTTCTTTTTTATCACATATACCTATAAGCCAGAAGAACCAAAGAAACCTAATAAACCTTCGATTGACGATTTATATTATAGCAAAAAGGAACATTTTGACCCATTGCAATCCGAAGTTAATCAATACAAAGCAAAATTGAAAATTCATTATAATAATCAAACAATCATAGTACATGAAATGGTTGAAATAGACAATATGGACGGCTTTGAATTTGAGAAATACATTGCCGAACTACTAAAAAATTTAGAATTTGGCAGAGCAATTGTAACTAAAAAAAGTGGGGACTTTGGAGCTGACATTATTGTATTTGACAAGAATCATGAAAAAGTTGCAGTTCAATGTAAACGATATGGAATAAAAAATCTTGTTGGAGTTGACGCTCTACAACAAATACATTCAGCTATGGGATACTTTGATTGTCAAAAAGCAATGGTTATAACTAACTCGAATTTCTCTAAACCAGCTTATCAAATGGCTCAGAAACTCGAAGTTGAATTATGGAACAGAAAAACACTAAAAGAAAAAATAGCAAGTCTCAAAAAGGAAAATTGGAATGACTATCTCGATATGTTTTATCTCGCTCCAATTCGTAATGTTCCTCTTGAAGATGGCAAGATCATGTATGTATAA
- a CDS encoding VOC family protein, whose protein sequence is MQFFFDHLVWFFKKPEKGISPLKERGLHVVKGGRHESWGTYNTLSYFGLSYIEFLGIDNLSIAEQHDENRLITHIVKQLAKENREGPAKVAIRTNQIEELAIKLKAEGLTVYGPLNGERVRADGQVIRWSLLFPEYAGKKISLPFFIQWEKSDEERYSELEEQGVIGSHIVGQPKLESIGFVVDDLDKTLDIWSKLFGLTQGEEYIDTELNARCRSLKLNRTNLLFFTPIGDGPAAKVLKEKGETPFLVNLIDTNQSHFFEMLDGYWRFR, encoded by the coding sequence ATGCAATTTTTCTTTGACCACCTTGTTTGGTTCTTTAAGAAACCAGAGAAAGGAATTTCACCCTTAAAAGAAAGAGGACTTCATGTTGTTAAGGGTGGCCGTCATGAGTCTTGGGGAACATATAATACCCTATCTTATTTTGGCTTAAGTTATATTGAATTTTTAGGAATTGATAATCTATCAATAGCTGAACAGCATGATGAAAATCGATTGATTACGCACATCGTTAAACAGTTAGCAAAAGAAAATCGGGAAGGTCCTGCGAAAGTAGCGATCCGAACAAATCAAATAGAAGAACTAGCAATAAAACTCAAGGCAGAAGGACTTACAGTATATGGGCCGCTAAATGGGGAGAGAGTTCGTGCTGATGGTCAAGTAATCAGGTGGTCATTGTTATTCCCTGAATACGCGGGAAAAAAGATTTCTTTACCGTTTTTTATTCAATGGGAAAAATCAGATGAAGAAAGGTATTCGGAATTAGAAGAACAAGGAGTCATAGGGTCACACATAGTTGGTCAACCAAAATTAGAAAGTATTGGATTTGTGGTAGATGATTTGGATAAAACACTAGATATTTGGAGTAAATTGTTTGGCCTTACACAAGGAGAAGAGTATATCGATACGGAACTCAATGCCCGTTGCAGAAGTTTAAAATTGAACAGAACTAATTTATTGTTTTTTACACCAATTGGAGATGGACCGGCTGCTAAAGTGCTAAAAGAAAAAGGGGAGACTCCTTTTTTAGTGAATCTGATTGACACTAATCAAAGTCACTTTTTTGAAATGCTGGATGGTTATTGGAGGTTCCGGTAA
- a CDS encoding M3 family oligoendopeptidase — protein MQFNDYPYTRPNIEEVEGNFNQLLERFQSAESFEVQDGVMKEINELRSEFESMRQIVQIRQTIDTTDEFYKKEKDFFNEVGPAYKGLITKYYEALTGSKFRSQLEEKWGKQLFLLADSQLKTFSPDVLKDMQEENKLVSEYVDLLASAKIPFDGDVKNLAQLVPYQQSPDRTIRKESNEAKYNFFVEHADQLDDLYDKLVKIRTSIAKKLGFSSFTELAYARLSRTDYDAEMVAKFRDQVKEYIVPLATKLKQRQQERIGVETFKYYDDSFSFKTGNPDPKGDAEWIVDQAKKMYEEMSPETNEFYTYMVENNLMDLLSKAGKAGGGYCTYISKHKSPYIFANFNGTKGDVRVLKHEVGHAFQVFESRVFEVPEYGFPTLEACEIHSMSMEFFAWPWMDLFFEEDTDKYKFSHLSEAVLFIPYGVAVDEFQHFVYANPEATPAERKQAWREIEKKYLPHRNYEGNDFLENGGFWQQQGHIYKVPFYYIDYTLAQICALQFWKRTQENTEDAWKDYLHLCKQGGSQSFTELVKEANLISPFEDGCVKSVIDEIEAYLNTVDDKAL, from the coding sequence ATGCAGTTTAACGATTATCCATATACAAGACCAAATATTGAAGAGGTGGAGGGGAACTTTAATCAATTGCTAGAGAGGTTCCAATCTGCTGAGTCCTTTGAGGTTCAGGACGGAGTAATGAAAGAGATCAATGAGTTGCGCTCTGAGTTTGAAAGCATGAGGCAAATTGTCCAAATCCGTCAGACGATTGATACAACGGATGAGTTCTATAAGAAAGAAAAGGATTTTTTCAATGAAGTGGGACCAGCCTATAAGGGTCTGATCACAAAATATTACGAGGCACTTACAGGTTCTAAATTCCGCTCTCAGTTAGAAGAAAAGTGGGGCAAACAGCTATTCTTATTAGCTGACAGTCAATTAAAGACGTTCTCTCCTGATGTGTTGAAAGATATGCAGGAAGAAAACAAACTAGTTAGTGAGTATGTTGATTTACTTGCTTCAGCTAAAATCCCGTTTGATGGAGATGTGAAAAATCTTGCTCAGTTAGTTCCTTATCAACAATCCCCTGACCGTACCATTAGGAAGGAATCCAATGAAGCGAAGTACAACTTTTTCGTTGAGCATGCGGATCAATTAGATGATTTATACGATAAGCTAGTAAAAATACGTACTAGTATTGCTAAGAAGCTAGGATTCTCTTCTTTTACAGAGTTAGCATATGCTCGGCTTTCTCGCACTGATTATGATGCTGAAATGGTAGCAAAGTTCCGTGACCAGGTGAAGGAGTACATCGTTCCTTTAGCTACGAAGCTAAAACAAAGGCAGCAGGAACGTATTGGTGTTGAAACGTTTAAATATTACGATGACAGCTTCAGCTTTAAGACAGGAAATCCTGATCCTAAAGGAGATGCGGAGTGGATTGTCGATCAAGCGAAGAAAATGTACGAGGAAATGTCTCCTGAAACGAATGAGTTTTACACTTATATGGTAGAAAACAACCTAATGGACCTATTAAGTAAAGCAGGTAAGGCTGGTGGCGGATACTGCACCTATATTAGTAAACATAAGTCACCATACATTTTCGCAAACTTTAATGGAACAAAAGGCGATGTTCGTGTATTAAAGCATGAAGTAGGACATGCGTTCCAAGTATTTGAAAGTCGTGTGTTTGAAGTACCTGAGTACGGGTTCCCTACACTAGAAGCGTGCGAAATCCACTCGATGAGTATGGAATTCTTTGCTTGGCCTTGGATGGATCTTTTCTTCGAGGAAGATACGGATAAGTACAAGTTCTCTCATTTAAGTGAAGCGGTCTTGTTCATTCCTTATGGTGTAGCAGTCGATGAATTCCAGCATTTTGTGTATGCCAACCCAGAAGCAACTCCAGCTGAGCGCAAGCAAGCTTGGAGAGAAATCGAGAAGAAATACCTGCCACATCGCAATTATGAAGGAAATGACTTCCTGGAAAACGGTGGTTTCTGGCAACAGCAGGGACATATTTACAAAGTTCCTTTCTACTATATCGATTACACACTAGCTCAAATTTGTGCGTTGCAATTCTGGAAACGTACGCAGGAAAATACAGAGGATGCGTGGAAAGATTACCTGCACCTATGTAAGCAGGGTGGAAGCCAATCATTCACAGAGCTTGTCAAAGAAGCGAACTTAATTTCTCCATTTGAAGATGGATGTGTGAAATCTGTGATTGATGAGATTGAAGCTTATTTGAATACAGTTGATGATAAGGCTCTTTAA
- a CDS encoding GNAT family N-acetyltransferase: MKIREMKYGEIETVRNLRLESYQEYRQFVSKEHWEVLKNTLISDNDLKNNAKIYTAELDGQIVGSVVLFPPSIQAYDWNKNVQEYPEIRMLAVKPGTRGKGIGGALVEHCVKVSKDENNSHIGLHTASFMKKALALYVSMGFERVPELDLEPMNDGIIVKAFIMDLNKNT, from the coding sequence TTGAAAATCAGAGAAATGAAATACGGAGAAATAGAGACTGTTAGGAATCTAAGATTGGAAAGTTATCAAGAGTATAGACAATTTGTTTCAAAAGAGCATTGGGAAGTATTGAAAAATACACTTATTTCCGATAATGATTTAAAAAATAATGCAAAAATATATACGGCTGAACTGGACGGTCAAATTGTAGGCAGTGTCGTTTTGTTTCCACCATCCATTCAAGCTTATGATTGGAACAAAAACGTTCAAGAGTATCCAGAAATACGTATGCTTGCGGTTAAACCTGGGACACGTGGCAAAGGAATTGGGGGAGCATTAGTCGAACATTGTGTTAAAGTTTCTAAAGATGAAAATAACTCACATATTGGACTACACACAGCTTCTTTCATGAAAAAGGCATTAGCTCTTTATGTAAGTATGGGTTTTGAACGAGTACCTGAACTTGATTTAGAACCTATGAATGATGGAATTATTGTAAAAGCCTTCATTATGGATTTGAACAAGAACACTTAG
- a CDS encoding L-lactate dehydrogenase: MKKNKLVVVGVGHVGSYVLADAMKLGLFAEIAVIDIDKDVAYGEALDQEHATALTYMSNTTVHAGDYSECMDADVIICAAGPSMIKSDEDAMPDRAQLAVVNSEVIREVMTGITKYTKDAIIILITNPLDTMLYIAENEFDYPKGRIFGTGTMLDSARLRKIIATNYDIDPKSVTGYMMGEHGHTAFPVLSRLSLQGFGERELDKVFQGKEPLSRDGLKKQVVKAAFDVLNGKGWTNAGVAQAAITLAKAVMLDERSVYPVSTTLHGQYGYDRDVALSMPCIIGRNGVEKQLEIALDPQELEWLHQSAEYIKETMRVAKTGRNQNSKIQG, from the coding sequence ATGAAAAAAAATAAGTTAGTTGTTGTAGGAGTAGGCCATGTTGGTTCTTATGTTCTGGCAGATGCCATGAAATTAGGACTTTTTGCGGAAATAGCTGTCATTGATATAGATAAGGATGTTGCTTACGGCGAAGCTCTTGATCAAGAACATGCAACCGCTCTAACATATATGTCAAATACAACAGTCCATGCTGGAGATTATTCCGAATGTATGGATGCAGATGTGATTATCTGTGCTGCTGGTCCCAGCATGATAAAAAGTGATGAAGATGCGATGCCGGACAGGGCACAATTAGCTGTTGTCAATTCTGAGGTAATTCGTGAAGTTATGACAGGAATTACTAAATATACGAAAGATGCAATCATTATTCTAATAACAAATCCGTTAGATACCATGTTGTACATAGCAGAAAATGAATTTGACTATCCGAAGGGGCGCATATTCGGCACCGGAACTATGCTTGATTCTGCAAGACTTCGTAAAATAATTGCTACTAATTATGACATTGATCCAAAAAGTGTAACAGGTTATATGATGGGCGAACACGGGCATACAGCTTTCCCAGTATTAAGCCGCTTAAGTTTGCAAGGATTTGGTGAAAGAGAATTGGACAAAGTTTTTCAAGGAAAAGAACCATTAAGTCGGGACGGTTTGAAAAAACAAGTTGTAAAGGCAGCCTTTGATGTTTTAAATGGAAAAGGGTGGACAAATGCGGGTGTTGCACAAGCTGCTATTACACTAGCAAAGGCGGTTATGCTGGATGAACGCAGTGTTTATCCGGTATCCACAACATTACACGGACAATATGGATATGATAGAGATGTTGCATTAAGTATGCCATGTATCATCGGGAGAAATGGAGTAGAAAAACAATTAGAAATTGCTCTCGACCCCCAAGAACTTGAATGGCTGCATCAATCAGCGGAATATATTAAAGAAACGATGAGAGTTGCAAAGACAGGCAGAAATCAAAATTCTAAAATTCAAGGTTGA
- a CDS encoding DUF4362 domain-containing protein has product MKRMSKFLFYFILILLLASCNTEVNENGSPNANGESQSTSKENPQPNVKGVEDVDVLNTHGSIDGIERMQRFYEDMKSGLPSDLRIVFYTIEGDPIVKDLKFNGESLEVKNDTTRDAYGSGGIQTITCGQLIEEVNPTNTSYIATECKEIPYGMEEILQIQYNMSQQDLFEIDLKYGENLENEINTKTVEIKKEDGTTEPLHMAENVKQELYKMLVFANYLDEKDFVTSCDRPNAIKYNLMVYINGGKREISWKDCDESLDGLKFTKIANYIITESEQPQKEKPEVIVQGYVLERKNNTLLIGEELNKLDYEWMKDEIKQMDMNSFIFDFTELEGVPLEEFQLGDKIRATIDGSISGSKPGRAKVKDIKKIE; this is encoded by the coding sequence ATGAAAAGAATGTCAAAATTCCTTTTTTATTTTATTTTAATCCTTTTGCTAGCTTCCTGTAATACGGAAGTTAACGAAAATGGTAGCCCTAATGCCAATGGAGAATCTCAATCAACAAGTAAAGAAAACCCTCAACCTAATGTAAAAGGTGTGGAGGATGTTGATGTCTTGAATACTCATGGAAGCATTGATGGGATTGAAAGGATGCAACGTTTCTATGAAGATATGAAGAGTGGGCTGCCATCTGATTTACGTATCGTTTTCTACACGATTGAAGGGGATCCAATTGTAAAGGATTTGAAATTCAATGGGGAATCTCTTGAGGTGAAGAATGATACCACTCGTGATGCATATGGTAGTGGGGGAATTCAAACGATTACCTGTGGCCAACTGATTGAAGAAGTGAATCCTACCAATACCTCCTACATAGCAACTGAATGTAAAGAGATTCCATACGGGATGGAAGAGATTTTACAAATTCAATACAACATGAGTCAACAGGATCTGTTTGAAATCGACCTAAAGTATGGTGAGAACCTAGAGAACGAAATAAATACGAAAACTGTCGAGATCAAAAAAGAAGACGGTACGACTGAACCGCTTCATATGGCTGAAAATGTTAAGCAAGAGCTGTATAAAATGCTAGTCTTCGCAAATTACTTGGATGAAAAAGACTTCGTTACATCATGTGATCGCCCTAACGCCATAAAATACAATTTAATGGTGTATATAAATGGAGGGAAGCGGGAAATTAGCTGGAAGGATTGTGACGAGAGCCTGGATGGGCTGAAGTTTACAAAGATTGCAAATTACATCATCACGGAATCTGAGCAGCCACAAAAGGAAAAGCCAGAAGTAATCGTTCAAGGCTATGTGCTTGAACGGAAAAATAACACTCTGTTAATAGGGGAAGAATTAAACAAGCTTGACTATGAGTGGATGAAAGACGAAATAAAGCAGATGGACATGAATTCATTTATATTTGATTTTACCGAACTAGAAGGAGTTCCTCTTGAAGAGTTCCAACTTGGTGATAAAATCCGAGCAACGATAGACGGCAGCATCAGCGGATCGAAGCCAGGAAGAGCCAAAGTGAAAGACATTAAGAAAATTGAGTAA
- a CDS encoding LCP family protein, protein MAVKKRKVRWVRVFGALLILGIFMVGMFTIFQYIEGTYKAINQPFKKAEAEPFQGEKDTKEEVNVLLLGSDSRGEKQARTDTIMVAHYNPQSNNVKLISLMRDMYVSIPGHGKQKLNAAYSLGGTELLRQTIKMNFGLDIHHYAIVDFKGFVKAVDLLVPNGIKVDIPYEMSDGIGMTLEKGTQQLHGEELLGYVRFRQDRLSDFGRVQRQQEVVSKLKEESVSLNSVTKLPELLDLLHTYVDTSIDSTTLLAIGKDVLTNKAGEMQTIRIPQDGSYVNMRQEEIGEVLEVDFDQSKDDLKAFLDKD, encoded by the coding sequence ATGGCAGTAAAAAAGAGAAAAGTGAGATGGGTCAGAGTTTTTGGTGCGCTGCTTATACTTGGGATCTTTATGGTTGGTATGTTTACGATTTTTCAGTACATAGAAGGAACTTATAAAGCAATAAATCAACCATTTAAAAAAGCTGAAGCAGAGCCGTTTCAAGGAGAGAAGGATACTAAAGAGGAAGTGAACGTTCTTTTACTAGGAAGTGACTCACGCGGTGAAAAACAAGCCCGAACGGATACAATCATGGTTGCACATTACAATCCTCAATCTAACAATGTAAAACTTATTTCACTAATGAGGGATATGTATGTCTCCATACCTGGCCATGGGAAGCAAAAATTAAATGCAGCGTATTCCCTGGGTGGAACCGAATTATTGAGACAAACAATAAAAATGAATTTCGGGTTAGACATACATCATTATGCAATCGTTGATTTTAAAGGCTTCGTAAAAGCAGTCGACCTCTTAGTGCCAAACGGCATAAAGGTAGACATACCATATGAAATGTCAGATGGGATTGGAATGACATTGGAAAAAGGAACCCAACAGCTTCATGGCGAAGAGCTCTTAGGATATGTCCGTTTCCGCCAGGACCGTTTAAGCGACTTCGGACGAGTTCAAAGACAGCAAGAAGTAGTTTCAAAATTAAAGGAAGAGTCGGTAAGTCTTAATAGCGTGACCAAGCTTCCTGAACTGTTGGATCTATTACATACTTACGTTGATACAAGTATCGACTCAACCACCCTTTTAGCCATTGGAAAAGACGTATTGACTAATAAGGCCGGAGAAATGCAAACAATACGGATACCGCAGGATGGCAGCTATGTAAATATGCGGCAAGAAGAAATTGGCGAAGTGTTGGAAGTGGATTTTGATCAAAGCAAGGACGACCTTAAGGCTTTTTTAGATAAAGATTAA